The Polyangia bacterium genome has a segment encoding these proteins:
- the ybgF gene encoding tol-pal system protein YbgF: MPRAQTWLGIALLAGTIGCATAHPEPLTTAAEADRTINTLRAQNNSYVRQIEELQNRVFILEDRLDSLRVADQQRVTPSLPAVKTLRADPVPLPPAFDPMPTPVELPPSELAAADAPVEYAGEATRPEHGRPVLRNLRTEMPAPEPIATHAPATHEPPAHAAVSAKAPAPPPAPVAAHAAPAAKAPTPTPAPALVHAAPAPRSAPVIRASPPKRTAPVVVGAAFVPPAPPPMLARDGTEWSEPVAAEPLRVYRDALEALRAGHHAAALAGFRRFLDHYPVHDYADNAQYWIGECYYDLRQYQAATREFRAVIERYPRGNKVPDAMLKLGFTHLALGQTAEGRQVLDSLVHAFPKHEAATLATARLSEPPFGAKTNVSLGTIAPHRAGTQ; the protein is encoded by the coding sequence ATGCCGCGCGCACAAACATGGCTGGGGATCGCGTTACTGGCTGGGACGATTGGCTGCGCCACCGCGCACCCCGAGCCGCTGACCACGGCGGCAGAAGCCGATCGCACCATCAACACGCTACGGGCCCAGAACAACAGTTACGTGCGCCAGATCGAAGAGCTGCAGAATCGCGTCTTCATCCTGGAAGATCGTTTGGACAGCCTGCGCGTCGCCGATCAACAGCGGGTGACGCCTTCGCTGCCCGCGGTCAAGACGCTGCGCGCGGACCCGGTGCCGCTGCCGCCCGCCTTCGATCCGATGCCGACGCCCGTCGAGCTGCCGCCGTCGGAGTTAGCGGCCGCGGATGCGCCGGTGGAATATGCCGGCGAAGCAACCCGGCCCGAACATGGCCGCCCGGTTCTGCGCAACTTGCGCACCGAAATGCCCGCGCCTGAACCGATCGCCACTCACGCGCCCGCCACGCACGAACCACCCGCGCACGCGGCAGTCTCGGCCAAGGCGCCCGCGCCACCACCGGCGCCCGTCGCCGCGCACGCCGCGCCGGCGGCCAAAGCGCCCACGCCAACACCGGCGCCGGCGCTCGTGCACGCGGCGCCCGCTCCCAGATCCGCGCCGGTTATCCGGGCGTCGCCACCGAAACGGACGGCGCCCGTCGTGGTCGGGGCGGCCTTTGTGCCGCCCGCACCGCCACCCATGCTGGCCCGCGACGGCACGGAATGGAGCGAGCCAGTGGCGGCCGAGCCGCTGCGCGTTTACCGCGACGCCTTGGAGGCCCTCCGCGCCGGCCACCACGCCGCCGCCCTGGCCGGGTTTCGCCGCTTTCTCGATCACTATCCGGTGCACGACTATGCCGACAACGCCCAGTACTGGATCGGCGAGTGTTACTACGATCTGCGCCAGTACCAGGCCGCCACGCGCGAGTTCCGCGCGGTGATCGAGCGCTACCCGCGTGGCAACAAGGTGCCGGATGCCATGTTGAAGCTGGGCTTTACTCACCTGGCGCTGGGGCAGACCGCGGAGGGCCGCCAGGTGCTCGATTCACTGGTGCACGCCTTTCCCAAGCACGAGGCGGCCACGCTGGCCACCGCGCGCCTGAGCGAGCCGCCCTTCGGAGCGAAGACCAACGTCAGCCTGGGCACCATCGCCCCCCACCGAGCGGGGACGCAATGA
- a CDS encoding polysaccharide deacetylase family protein, whose product MPPFEPTPWRSGAAPGFGPWTGADNVAPSQQPPFGLSPAETPLLFGIGFDDNGDAQGMTWALDMLRARGMRASFFMTAAYGRDQAIAGTWRRAARDGHEIGNHSDSHLPQHGGRSYSIQQWGDEIGACTSFLVGAGIVAREDLRGFRTPFLEYNDATLAAVAAAGLHYDCSIEEGAEPGQDGANAYWPYTLDRRSPGHTAQVQAKTTQDSPPSLREIEPHPGLWEVPVPAVFVPPDTCCADYGVAPGLRDRLKTRQPWFDAAAGAITGFDFNLWAELSTGGFAMTAAEFLATLQYTVDQRLAGNRAPLLFGSHTGCYVDAWNENAPHAPRAADRRATIEALLDYVASKTDARIARHCDVLDWVRNPAPL is encoded by the coding sequence GTGCCGCCCTTTGAACCCACGCCTTGGCGCTCTGGCGCCGCGCCCGGTTTCGGGCCCTGGACCGGCGCCGACAACGTCGCGCCTTCGCAGCAGCCGCCGTTCGGTCTGTCGCCGGCCGAGACACCGCTGCTGTTCGGTATCGGGTTCGACGACAATGGCGATGCCCAGGGCATGACCTGGGCGCTCGACATGCTGCGCGCCCGCGGCATGCGCGCTTCTTTCTTCATGACCGCTGCGTACGGACGAGACCAAGCCATCGCCGGGACCTGGCGGCGGGCCGCGCGCGACGGGCACGAGATAGGCAACCACAGCGACAGCCATCTTCCGCAGCACGGCGGGCGGTCGTATTCCATCCAGCAGTGGGGCGATGAGATCGGCGCCTGCACGTCCTTTCTCGTCGGCGCCGGCATCGTCGCCCGGGAAGACCTGCGTGGCTTTCGGACGCCTTTTCTCGAATACAACGACGCCACGCTGGCCGCGGTGGCAGCGGCGGGCCTGCACTATGACTGCAGCATCGAAGAAGGCGCCGAGCCTGGCCAGGACGGCGCGAACGCCTACTGGCCGTACACGCTGGATCGCCGCAGCCCCGGCCACACCGCGCAGGTGCAGGCCAAGACGACGCAGGATTCACCGCCGTCGCTGCGCGAGATCGAACCGCACCCAGGCCTGTGGGAAGTGCCGGTGCCCGCGGTGTTCGTGCCACCCGACACGTGCTGCGCCGACTACGGCGTCGCGCCCGGCCTGCGCGACCGTTTGAAAACGAGGCAGCCGTGGTTCGACGCCGCCGCCGGCGCCATCACCGGTTTCGATTTCAACCTGTGGGCCGAGCTATCGACCGGCGGCTTCGCCATGACCGCCGCCGAATTCCTGGCGACGTTGCAATACACCGTCGACCAACGCCTGGCCGGAAACCGCGCGCCGCTGCTGTTCGGTTCACACACCGGCTGCTACGTCGACGCCTGGAACGAAAATGCCCCGCACGCCCCTCGCGCCGCCGACCGCCGAGCCACCATCGAAGCCCTGCTCGACTACGTCGCCTCGAAAACCGACGCGCGCATCGCGCGCCACTGCGACGTCCTCGACTGGGTTCGAAACCCGGCGCCGCTTTAG
- the hemC gene encoding hydroxymethylbilane synthase, translating into MSGEREREATNTLVIGTRGSALARWQAAHIADELRRAHPTLQLRERIVVTEGDRSQTGPVIDLGGKGVWVKEIEQGLLSGEIDLAVHSLKDVPAELAPALRLVAIPRRADPRDALVSRDGATLDKLPVGARVGTSSLRRVCQLRAARGDLALELLRGNVDTRLRKVAEGVVDAAILACAGLDRLGFGARISERLSEDRMLPAIGQGALALEARAGDERVAALCRVLVDDAAEITVAAERALLATLGVGCRTPVAGHAVVTGGRLIVRGLVGRPDASEMIRETVEGDPREAAALGAALGRRLLERGADRILRELEPS; encoded by the coding sequence ATGAGCGGCGAGCGCGAGAGGGAAGCAACCAACACGCTGGTGATCGGCACCCGCGGCAGCGCCCTGGCGCGCTGGCAGGCGGCGCACATCGCAGACGAGCTGCGGCGCGCCCACCCGACGTTGCAGCTTCGCGAACGCATCGTGGTCACCGAGGGCGATCGCAGCCAGACCGGCCCGGTGATCGATCTCGGCGGCAAGGGTGTCTGGGTGAAAGAGATCGAGCAAGGGTTGTTGTCGGGCGAGATCGATCTGGCCGTGCACAGCCTGAAGGACGTGCCGGCCGAGCTGGCGCCAGCTTTGCGGTTGGTGGCCATCCCGCGGCGGGCGGATCCACGCGACGCGCTCGTCAGCCGCGACGGTGCGACGCTGGACAAGCTACCGGTTGGGGCTCGCGTGGGCACCTCCAGCTTGCGGCGGGTCTGCCAGCTGCGGGCGGCGCGCGGCGATCTGGCGTTGGAACTTCTGCGCGGCAACGTCGACACCCGGCTGCGCAAGGTGGCCGAGGGCGTGGTCGACGCGGCGATCTTGGCGTGCGCGGGCCTGGACCGGCTGGGCTTCGGCGCGCGCATCAGCGAGCGGCTGTCGGAAGACCGCATGCTGCCGGCCATCGGGCAGGGCGCGTTGGCGCTGGAGGCGCGGGCCGGCGACGAACGAGTGGCGGCGCTGTGCCGCGTCCTGGTGGACGACGCCGCCGAGATCACCGTGGCGGCCGAGCGCGCGCTGCTGGCCACGCTGGGTGTCGGGTGTCGGACGCCGGTGGCGGGCCACGCGGTGGTGACGGGCGGGCGTTTGATCGTGCGTGGCCTGGTCGGTCGGCCCGACGCCAGCGAGATGATCCGCGAGACGGTGGAAGGTGATCCGCGCGAGGCGGCGGCGCTGGGCGCGGCGCTGGGGCGGCGGCTGTTGGAGCGCGGGGCGGATCGGATCTTGCGCGAGCTTGAACCGAGCTAA
- the hemA gene encoding glutamyl-tRNA reductase, with product MESLIDLLILGLSHRTAPVAVREKLSVQPDQMEAALRQMAALPGVREAAFLSTCNRVEIYVAVSDREEALRALTTDLALRATLAEAELEPHIYTRVDAEAVHHLFRVAASLDSLVIGEPQILGQVKDTHETALRIGTAGPILGLCFSRAFRVARRVRRETAIARNPVSVSSVAIELARQVFGSFDGRRLLIVGAGKMADLAARALQGQGAALTVTNRTGARADELAARMGAGTHPWDDLAGALGDADIVLASTGAQQPVLTRTLLLKVQKARRGRPLFVIDIAVPRDVEPSCADLEGIYLADIDDLQKVASTHLDGRRSEADQAEAIVEQELARFIESYRGRQVGPTVTALRARVLGWANADADKTLAAFPQLGERERRAVRALAEGLAKKLLHPLQIALKKDSGDALPLVTAVQRLFDLPAVEAVMPMADEGDDEDQKKAAGR from the coding sequence ATGGAATCACTCATAGACCTGCTGATTCTGGGGCTCTCGCACCGCACCGCGCCCGTCGCCGTGCGCGAGAAATTGTCGGTGCAACCTGATCAGATGGAGGCGGCGCTGCGCCAGATGGCCGCGCTGCCCGGTGTCCGCGAGGCGGCGTTTTTGTCGACCTGCAACCGGGTGGAGATCTACGTGGCGGTCAGCGATCGCGAGGAAGCTCTGCGGGCGCTGACCACCGACCTGGCGCTGCGGGCGACGCTGGCCGAGGCGGAGCTTGAGCCGCACATCTACACGCGTGTCGACGCCGAGGCCGTCCACCACCTGTTTCGCGTCGCCGCCAGCCTGGATTCGCTGGTCATCGGCGAGCCGCAGATCTTGGGACAGGTGAAGGACACGCACGAGACGGCGTTGCGGATTGGCACCGCCGGTCCGATCCTGGGCCTGTGTTTTTCCCGGGCCTTTCGCGTGGCCCGGCGCGTGCGGCGCGAGACGGCCATCGCGCGCAACCCGGTCTCGGTGAGCTCGGTGGCGATCGAGCTGGCGCGCCAGGTGTTCGGCAGCTTCGACGGGCGGCGGTTGCTGATCGTCGGCGCCGGCAAGATGGCCGACCTGGCGGCGCGCGCGCTGCAAGGGCAGGGCGCGGCGCTGACCGTCACCAACCGGACCGGGGCGCGCGCCGATGAGCTGGCGGCGCGCATGGGCGCCGGCACCCACCCCTGGGACGATCTGGCGGGCGCGCTCGGCGACGCGGACATCGTGCTGGCGTCGACGGGCGCGCAGCAGCCGGTGTTGACGCGGACGTTGCTATTGAAGGTGCAGAAGGCGCGGCGCGGGCGTCCGCTGTTCGTCATCGACATCGCCGTTCCGCGCGACGTCGAGCCTTCGTGCGCCGACCTGGAAGGCATCTACCTGGCAGACATCGACGATCTGCAAAAGGTGGCCTCCACCCACCTCGACGGCCGGCGCAGCGAGGCCGATCAGGCCGAGGCCATCGTCGAGCAAGAGCTAGCGCGTTTCATCGAAAGTTACCGCGGCCGCCAGGTCGGCCCGACGGTGACGGCGCTGCGGGCGCGGGTGCTGGGCTGGGCCAATGCCGATGCGGACAAGACGCTGGCGGCCTTTCCGCAGCTGGGCGAGCGCGAGCGCCGGGCGGTCCGGGCGCTGGCCGAAGGGCTGGCAAAAAAACTGCTGCATCCCCTGCAGATCGCTTTGAAGAAGGACAGCGGTGACGCCTTGCCGCTGGTGACGGCGGTGCAGCGGCTGTTCGATCTGCCGGCGGTGGAAGCGGTGATGCCGATGGCCGACGAGGGCGACGACGAGGATCAGAAGAAGGCCGCCGGGCGATGA
- the ccsA gene encoding cytochrome c biogenesis protein CcsA, producing MATFSALQILAYALASVAYLGYLLKTRDRAARVGRLLLALGVLLHFADIGWRCVHGQNPISSTPEAMSFIAFLIAVGYLIATFRYKLAAAGAFAVPSVLTLLMLARVVPAEQGTPTMGTLGRAHIFLSTVGVAVFALAAALAVLYLFEDRQLKRKQFGRMIRGGAPLETLDRLALRCVSIGFPIFTIALVTGAVWIARIGGVTAPKTLRPEYLLALVTWIAFGVLLVARVGAGWQGRRAAWLTLGGFGSAVLVVFVYFLRHAA from the coding sequence GTGGCGACGTTCTCCGCGCTGCAGATTTTGGCCTATGCCCTGGCCTCGGTGGCGTACCTTGGTTACCTGCTGAAGACGCGGGACCGGGCGGCGCGGGTCGGGCGCCTTTTGCTGGCGCTGGGCGTGCTGCTGCACTTCGCCGACATCGGCTGGCGCTGCGTGCACGGCCAGAACCCCATCTCGTCGACGCCCGAGGCGATGTCGTTCATCGCTTTCCTGATCGCCGTCGGCTATCTGATCGCCACCTTCCGTTACAAACTCGCCGCGGCCGGTGCCTTCGCCGTGCCGTCGGTGCTGACGCTCTTGATGCTGGCGCGGGTGGTGCCAGCGGAGCAGGGCACGCCGACCATGGGCACGCTGGGGCGGGCGCACATCTTCCTGTCCACGGTGGGCGTGGCGGTGTTCGCGCTGGCGGCGGCGCTGGCGGTGCTTTACCTCTTCGAAGATCGCCAGCTCAAGCGCAAGCAGTTCGGCCGCATGATTCGCGGCGGCGCGCCGCTGGAGACGCTGGATCGACTGGCTCTGCGGTGCGTGTCGATCGGCTTTCCGATCTTCACCATCGCGCTGGTCACGGGCGCGGTCTGGATCGCGCGCATCGGCGGGGTGACCGCGCCGAAGACGCTGCGGCCAGAGTACTTGCTGGCGCTGGTCACCTGGATTGCGTTCGGGGTGCTGCTGGTGGCCCGGGTGGGCGCCGGCTGGCAAGGGCGGCGCGCCGCCTGGTTGACCTTGGGCGGGTTCGGCAGTGCGGTGCTGGTGGTGTTCGTCTACTTCCTGCGCCACGCAGCCTGA
- the trxA gene encoding thioredoxin: MASANVFEATDENFQKEILDSPLPALVDFWAVWCAPCRAIAPHVEALAKDYEGKLRVGKFDIDANPNIPSQFDIRSIPTLIVFKGGKVVGQVVGAVPRAKIEELIKKAL; encoded by the coding sequence ATGGCAAGCGCGAACGTCTTCGAAGCGACCGACGAAAACTTCCAGAAGGAGATCCTGGACTCGCCGCTCCCGGCTTTGGTGGATTTCTGGGCCGTGTGGTGCGCGCCCTGCCGCGCCATCGCCCCGCACGTCGAGGCGCTGGCCAAGGACTACGAGGGCAAGCTGCGGGTCGGCAAGTTCGACATCGACGCCAACCCGAACATCCCCAGCCAGTTCGACATCCGCAGCATCCCGACCTTGATCGTCTTCAAGGGCGGCAAGGTCGTCGGTCAGGTCGTCGGCGCCGTGCCGCGCGCCAAGATCGAAGAGCTGATCAAGAAAGCTCTGTAG
- a CDS encoding glycosyltransferase — MEISGLVVATYLVTLVLLALYGFHRSALVFLYYRHRDKHPNPPGTFADLPAVTVQLPLFNEMYVVERLLDSVTGIRYPRDRFHVQVLDDSTDETQDICRRKIAELRRANPDLDIEYLHRVDRSGFKAGALENGLRTAKGEFIAIFDADFLPLPDVLERSVHYFLDPRVAVVQCRWDHLNRDFSPLTEVQALMLDGHFMMEHAGRNRSGRFFNFNGTAGLWRRAAIADAGGWQHDTLTEDMDLSYRAQLRGWRFVYVPEIAAPAELPVEMSSFKSQQFRWAKGSVQVAKKLLPTILRSNATFAQKSEAFFHLTNNLAYPLLLLLSLLLLPNLIFRTHHTWREVLIIDLPLFFGTTLSIASFYLASQRELQLLRNPGVRPRVEWWVIRRLPLVMSLGIGLCVNQTRAVLEALLGRETEFVRTPKHGIRGKLESWSSKKYRAAKSITPFLELGMAAYFCVAIVVAIGNHHYLSMPFLALFLCGFGYVGWVSLWQDGVGLSLRRWARNFLPARSVPVVPPPSFAVIGGNSPHTSSIIELRSEDVSIGYGDRALPPPLPPEATELS, encoded by the coding sequence ATGGAAATTTCGGGGTTGGTGGTCGCCACGTACTTGGTCACGTTGGTCCTGCTGGCGCTGTACGGGTTTCATCGCTCGGCGCTGGTTTTCCTGTATTACCGCCATCGCGATAAGCACCCGAACCCCCCCGGCACCTTCGCTGATCTGCCCGCGGTGACGGTGCAGCTTCCGCTGTTCAACGAGATGTATGTCGTCGAACGGTTGCTCGACAGCGTGACCGGCATTCGCTATCCGCGCGATCGCTTTCACGTGCAGGTGCTGGACGATTCCACCGACGAGACGCAAGACATCTGCCGTCGCAAGATCGCCGAGCTGCGCCGGGCCAATCCCGACCTGGACATCGAATACCTCCACCGCGTCGATCGGTCGGGGTTCAAGGCGGGCGCTCTCGAGAACGGTTTGCGCACGGCCAAGGGCGAGTTCATCGCCATCTTCGACGCCGATTTTCTGCCGCTGCCGGATGTTCTGGAGCGCAGCGTTCACTATTTCTTGGACCCGCGCGTGGCGGTGGTGCAGTGCCGCTGGGATCACCTGAACCGTGACTTCTCGCCGCTGACCGAGGTGCAGGCGTTGATGCTGGACGGCCACTTCATGATGGAGCACGCCGGCCGCAACCGTTCCGGGCGCTTCTTCAACTTCAACGGCACGGCCGGCCTGTGGCGCCGCGCCGCCATCGCCGACGCCGGCGGCTGGCAGCACGACACGCTGACCGAGGACATGGATCTGTCGTACCGGGCGCAGCTGCGCGGCTGGCGCTTCGTCTACGTCCCGGAGATCGCCGCGCCCGCCGAGCTGCCGGTCGAGATGTCTTCGTTCAAGTCACAGCAGTTCCGCTGGGCCAAGGGATCGGTCCAGGTGGCGAAGAAGCTGTTACCGACCATCCTGCGTTCGAACGCCACCTTCGCGCAGAAGTCAGAGGCGTTCTTTCACCTCACCAACAACCTGGCGTATCCGCTGCTTCTGCTGCTGTCGCTGCTGTTGCTGCCGAACCTGATCTTCCGCACGCACCACACCTGGCGCGAAGTTTTGATCATCGACCTGCCGCTGTTTTTCGGCACCACCTTGTCGATCGCGTCGTTTTATCTGGCCTCGCAGCGCGAGCTTCAGCTGCTGCGCAACCCGGGCGTTCGCCCGCGGGTTGAATGGTGGGTGATTCGGCGCCTGCCGCTGGTGATGTCGCTGGGCATCGGCCTTTGCGTCAATCAGACCCGCGCCGTGCTGGAGGCGCTTCTTGGCCGCGAGACCGAGTTCGTGCGTACGCCCAAGCACGGCATTCGCGGCAAGTTAGAGAGCTGGTCCAGCAAGAAGTACCGCGCCGCCAAGTCCATCACGCCGTTCCTCGAGCTCGGGATGGCCGCCTATTTCTGCGTCGCCATCGTGGTGGCGATCGGCAATCACCACTATCTGTCGATGCCGTTCCTGGCGCTGTTTCTGTGTGGCTTCGGCTATGTCGGCTGGGTGTCGCTGTGGCAGGACGGCGTCGGCTTGTCGCTGCGCCGCTGGGCGCGCAATTTCCTGCCGGCGCGTTCCGTGCCGGTGGTGCCGCCGCCGTCGTTCGCCGTCATCGGCGGCAACAGCCCGCACACGTCATCGATCATCGAGCTGCGCTCGGAAGACGTCAGCATCGGCTACGGGGACCGCGCGCTGCCGCCCCCGCTGCCGCCCGAGGCTACAGAGCTTTCTTGA
- a CDS encoding SDR family NAD(P)-dependent oxidoreductase gives MNTDLQGKQIVVTGATGGLGPAVVAALLEAGASCHLPLRDTAPPAAAPTSDRVRHAGGIDLTDEGSVARFYAELPSLWASVHIAGGFAAAPITETTLADFRRQMDINLTTAFLCSREAVRRLRAAAAGGRIVNIGSRAALERKGGSIAYSVAKSGVLALTECLADEVKADGILVNAVVPSIIDTPTNRHAMLGAPYDRWPKPAQIAAAIVWLCSGNNQLVSGAALPVYGSL, from the coding sequence ATGAACACAGACCTGCAAGGCAAACAGATCGTCGTCACCGGCGCGACCGGGGGCCTCGGACCAGCGGTGGTGGCGGCGCTGCTGGAGGCCGGCGCCAGTTGCCATCTCCCGCTGCGCGACACTGCGCCGCCGGCCGCCGCGCCGACAAGCGATCGAGTCCGCCACGCTGGCGGGATCGATCTCACCGACGAGGGATCGGTGGCGCGGTTTTACGCCGAACTGCCGTCGCTGTGGGCCTCGGTGCACATCGCCGGTGGCTTCGCCGCCGCGCCCATCACGGAGACCACGCTGGCGGACTTTCGGCGCCAGATGGACATCAACCTGACGACGGCGTTTCTGTGCAGCCGCGAGGCGGTGCGCCGCCTGCGTGCGGCCGCGGCCGGCGGTCGCATCGTCAACATCGGCTCGCGCGCTGCGCTGGAGCGCAAGGGCGGCTCGATCGCCTACAGCGTGGCCAAATCGGGCGTGCTGGCCTTGACGGAATGCCTGGCCGACGAGGTCAAAGCCGACGGCATCCTGGTCAACGCCGTGGTGCCGTCGATCATCGACACGCCCACCAACCGCCACGCCATGCTGGGCGCGCCCTATGACCGCTGGCCCAAGCCGGCGCAGATCGCCGCCGCCATCGTCTGGTTGTGCAGCGGCAACAACCAACTGGTCTCCGGCGCGGCGCTGCCCGTTTACGGCTCGCTGTGA
- a CDS encoding SDR family oxidoreductase encodes MTTDLTGKVAFITGASRGVGKALALGLARAGCDVVIAAKTVQPDPRIPGTIGDTAREIEALGRRALAVAVDVRDDAAVEAASQAALDRFGRIDFLINNAGALYWQTLAGTPLKKFDLVMGVNARGAFACCHHLLPAMRAQKFGHILMLSPPVDAKAAGGKIAYAISKFGMTLIAQGLADEVRDDNVAANALWPATMIESLATINWGLGDRTMWRTPEILVDATLRIFAKEPRLFTGHALVDEDFLRGEGVSDFARYRCDPDHEPPRVGFNFQISKG; translated from the coding sequence ATGACGACTGATCTCACTGGCAAGGTGGCTTTTATTACCGGCGCCTCGCGCGGCGTGGGCAAGGCGCTGGCGCTGGGCCTGGCGCGCGCGGGCTGCGACGTGGTGATCGCGGCGAAGACCGTCCAGCCGGACCCGCGCATCCCCGGCACCATCGGCGACACCGCCCGCGAGATCGAGGCCCTGGGCCGGCGCGCCTTGGCCGTCGCCGTCGACGTGCGCGATGACGCCGCCGTCGAAGCCGCGTCCCAGGCGGCGCTGGATCGCTTCGGGCGGATCGATTTTCTCATCAACAACGCCGGCGCGCTGTACTGGCAAACGCTGGCCGGCACGCCGCTGAAGAAATTCGATCTGGTGATGGGGGTGAATGCGCGCGGCGCCTTCGCCTGCTGTCATCACCTGCTGCCGGCGATGCGGGCCCAGAAATTCGGCCACATCCTGATGCTGTCGCCGCCCGTCGACGCCAAGGCCGCCGGCGGCAAGATCGCCTATGCCATCAGCAAGTTCGGCATGACATTGATCGCCCAGGGTCTGGCCGACGAGGTACGCGACGACAACGTGGCCGCCAATGCTTTGTGGCCGGCGACCATGATCGAAAGCCTGGCCACCATCAACTGGGGCCTCGGCGACCGCACCATGTGGCGCACGCCGGAAATCTTGGTCGACGCCACTCTGCGCATCTTCGCCAAGGAGCCGCGCCTCTTCACCGGCCACGCTCTGGTCGACGAAGATTTCCTGCGCGGCGAGGGCGTCAGTGATTTTGCCCGCTACCGCTGCGACCCGGACCACGAACCGCCGCGGGTGGGGTTCAACTTTCAGATCAGCAAGGGCTGA